The DNA sequence GTGGTTGATCACAAATAAGTTATGTTACATACCTTATGTGACCTCAGTAACactataattaattgttgtattaagtgttatttaattaaaattaatagtgcCAACAGCAAATTTTACGGTGTTAGATCAAAATAAATGTCATTTAAAAATGTTACACAATATAAATCTATACCTACCACTATAGTACAtggaaattttgttttacGTCACTAGTTTAATTTGCACTAAACTTGACAAGAATTGCTGACAACTAAGTGGGATTCATCTGAGGAAACTACTTTGCGGCAGTGGACGGCTTATCATTCATGATAATGCAGAAACAACCACTCCACTACCAagttaaatttcatttttcaaacaaGTGGGCTTAAGTTTCTGCAAAAATCTCTAGATTCTTacaaatttgttttcttttccccTCAATTTTGTggtttagaaaatgatttagtGGTGTGTAGcaaataagtactccctccgtccgccattaggagtctcattcatggacggcacgagttttaaaaaatgttttaaaaagtgggtggaaaaaagttagtggaataggagtctcacttgtatatattagttttaaatgaaatgtgagtagaattaGTTAGTGGATATGGTGgaaccctattaccatttatggtaaaagtcaaccgggactcctattcgccgacagactaaaatggaaaaacgggactcctattcgtggacggagggagtatgatttaaaCAAGTAACTTTGTGTGTTTGGTATGATTGTGTAAGATTTGAACACCTTGAGTTATAATTTAGATATTGGTTTATGCTCAAATCATGTGTTATTACTATTTGATTGTGTTGATAATTCCAAGGGCTAACTTGTCTTGAAATATCATTGTATGAACACATTAGAGTATTTAGATTCTCGCAATAATAATGAGCACACACTGCAATCATTTTGCTGTTGTTGTAGTCATGGACTCATGGTTTTCACACATTAGAGTATTTAGATTCTTGAAATCAATTATGTCAACTTTCTATTGTTAGAAATCTTTTCATCACACACGTTACACTATTAATAAAGCGTGTGTTACTATTAACTAacactatttaattaaattattttctcattctctcatatttttgaCAATTTGGCAGTAAAACTTGTGTCGTACCAGAAGCTCTATTTTAGTAGATagaagtatataatttttcttacgAAGGCTTACAAATCAAGCATGGGTTAAcgatttaattagttattggGCCACAATTATATGTCCAATAGTGAGTTGTATTataaggataaaataaaaattaggagtacaattatcaaaattttatataaatatattaacaaaaatattaaaaaattattgttgtaTCCCTTGTTTTACAGTCGGACTCAATAATAATCTACTCGTTCAATTATAGACACCTCGAAGGATGAAGCTGTAGACCGAGAAATTTAAAGTTGTTCCATACTCAGAATCAACTATCGATCCTCCTACGTTCGGATAAGAATGGATGAGTCTCTTTTCTCaactactattaaattttaattatggttACTATATAAACTTTAATTGCGACACTTTGTATTAGAGGCTTTGTGGTGTGCACGCGATAATGGACAGAACATCCACGAGCAACCCATTACCCCAACATTTCCATTTGGGccaatcaattaaatatatcaatattttttattgcattttttcatttcaatatatattgcTTTCTTTATTTCAGCATCACTAATATTAATGGATAATATAACGAATATATATGCACGCGAAATCTATATTTTCCTCATTAGTTAATAGCTTATTTTAACAATGAGTGTTGTTtagttacaaaaaaaaaatcatttatctGCATTTagagaatttctattttctattaCTACCGTATTTGGAATAATTTCTTGCCCAAAAGTAACAGTCTATTGCTAGCATTCATCACACATTATGCATAAATTCTCtcctttattaattattcaagtaTATTTTAGTCAAAAGTTAATGATTATTTCCCCATAAGATAGAGTGGtatgatcaattttttttctaaaactccAAATCTGAATCAATAAACTTGACCAATATATTAATGTGGCAAAATGAGTCCAAAAAGAATCAATTAACATGACATCTTAGCTACCTCATAGGCACCCTTGAAGCAACAAATGAGATGATATTAGAAGGCAAGAAACATAATTCCTACTAGAAGAAAATAGTGTCTTTACAACATGGCCTAAAAAAATCTTGCAATTTCCCAAAGCAATTTGTGCTTCAATCCTCGGACAAATAATCACCAAACTCGCAAATGTCCAAATCTTGCTCGTGACAATGAAATTAGGTCACACCACCATCAACCAAAGAGACCACCAAAATCTATATATAGTCCCTCTATCTcttcaaaacaaaaccaatTAAGCAACATGGGATCTCCAACCTCATTCCTTCTCACACTTACCCTAGCAATTCTTGCACTATCTTTGCCCACATCTTCCCAAACCATCCAAGACAAATTCTACCAATGCATCACTATTAATTCCGAGCTCTCCATCCCTTTCTCCACCGCCTTCTCCGCCCCCGACAACGCCTCGTTCACTGCCCTACTAGAGTCATCCGCACAGAACCTCCGGTGTCTGGTCTCCTCCGTGCCCAAACCCGAGCTTATTTTCACCCCGTACACCGAGAACCACGTCCAAGTCGCGGTCACCTGCGCCAAGGACCTCGGGGTCCAACTCCGGGTCCGGAGCGGGGGCCATGACTACGAGGGCCTCTCCTACATCTCCACCGCGGCAAATGAGCCCTTCATCATCCTAGACCTCTCCCGCCTCCGTTCCGTCACGGTCGACCTCAAGAACAACAGCGCGTGGGCCCAGGCCGGCGCGACCGTGGGCGAGCTCTACTACAGGATCTCCCAGCGGAGCAAGACCCACGGCTACGCGGCCGGCCTGTGCCCGAGCCTCGGCATCGGCGGCCACATCACCGGCGGCGCCTACGGGACGATGATGCGGAAGTACGGCCTCGGCGCCGACAACGTGATCGACGCGAGGATCGTCGTCGCTGACGGCCGGATCCTTGACCGCGAGTCGATGGGCGAGGACCTCTTCTGGGCCATACGGGGCGGCGGCGGGGCAAGCTTCGGCGTCATCCTCGCGTGGAAAGTCAAACTCGTTCCGGTCCCCGAGACCGTCACCGTCTTCACAGTTCCCAAGACACTCGAGCAAGGCGCCACCCAGTTACTCTACAAGTGGCAACACATCGCCGACAACATCGACGACGACCTTTTCGTCCGAGTCATCATCCAGCCGGCAAAAGCCGCCGGAAAAGACGAGCGGACGATAATGACGCTCTACAACGCTGTCTTCCTCGGACGAGCCGACCGACTACTCCAAGTGATGCAACAGAGCTTCCCGGAACTCGGGCTCACCAAGAAAGACTGCACAGAAATGAGCTGGATCCAATCCGTCCTCTACATCGCCGGCTTCCCGGGCAACACGCCGCCGGAGATTCTCCTACAAGGAAAATCCCTCTTCAAAAACTACTTTAAAGCCAAGTCAGACTTCGTTAGAACTCCCATACCCGAAGAAGGGCTCCAAGGGCTATGGAAGAAGCTTCTAGAAGAAGACTCGCCATTGTTGATCTTCAACCCCTACGGCGGAACAATGTCGAAGATCCCGGAATCCGAGATTCCGTTCCCACACAGAAAGGGAGTGATCTTCATGATTCAGTATCTCAGCCTTTGGAACGACGACAAGCCAGAGACGGCTGCGAAGCACGTGGATTGGATCCGGAGGCTGTACAACTACATGGCAGCATACGCCTCCATGTTCCCGAGAGAGGCGTACATCAACTACAGAGACCTCGATTTGGGAGTGAACACAAACGCCACGAGCTTCATACAGGCGAGCTCTTGGGGTGCAAGGTATTTCAAGGATAACTTCAACAGACTCGTCGAGGTGAAGACGAAGGCCGATCCCGGTAATTTCTTCAGACATGAACAGAGCATTCCCACTCTGCCATTGATGAAACAGAGTGAGGAGAAGAGCATGATGCATTGATTTCTACTTGCTTAGTACATTAATGTAAGAGTTTTAGAAGATATATGCTATGTTtgaatcttaattttattatcaatgatttcctttttcattttattaactttaatCACCCTAAAAAACAATAGATCATCTCAAATTGAatggaatttttaaaaaattgtacataTTAATAGCAGTTCCTAAACAAGTAGCTAAACACACATTCACTCCATAGCAACTTATACAATTGGATCCACAAATTACAAAGGTGCAACTGCTCGGAAACTGCTAAGGAAACACGACGTACATTTTGAAGCTTGACGAACCAAATGGTGGATACGAAAAGCTTTTCCAGAGAAGGCGATTTTAGTAACTTATACTAATGAAAGAATCCActgcaaaaaaatatttatcgaCTCTTCCCTTCGACTTTTGATGGTGGTAGAGTTCCGAAGACCTTGTCCCAGAACGAGGAAGTGATGCCGTAGCCTTTGTCATGGATGCGGAAGTGGTGGTTTAGGTGATATCTCTGCATAACAAACAAGGGAAAGTCGCGTTACAGCCACTATTCGAGAATATGGCCTATTTAGTCGAACAAGAGATGGAATGATTCTTTCACATGTTTACAAGGAGAAAGGCCTCATTTTTACCTTGAGATTTTTCGGGAATTCGCTGATTGGCTGCCCGTGGTGCACGTAGTAATGAGTAACGTCGTACATCACGTAACCGAGAAGTATACCAGCGAATAAAGCAGGAGCAGTGGAGGGAGCAGACaccaatttaattaagttcCAGAACTGCAATTGATGTTTGgtgaataaattgaaaaattagtgACATAATTTGGAAGAAAGATGCAATCTTTTTGGCTGGAAAAGGAGAGGAGTGTTTGTTTCTTTAAAGGCAAGAGAAAACATACGGGAACCAAAAGAATTGCAGTGGCGGCAGGTGGAAAAACGAGGCGTAGGCCATCCATCGGGTGCTTGTGGTGACAGCCGTGCAGAAGATAATGAAGTGTGTTGCCCCTGCAGGTCGTTAAGAATTTCAGTGTGTTTAGTAAAGACGAGATGGTAGGAATCGAGATACATACATGGAGGCTAAGATGATGAATTGGAGAAAGGTGTAAGAGCAAACTCACACATAAGTCTTTGTCTCAATGTGGAAGAGGAATCGATGTAGGGAATATTCCATCAACGTCCAGGTGAAAATGCCAAGGGCCGCCACTAAGGCCACATCAGGAATTGTATTACCCATATAGATGGACTTAACGAGGAACCAAGCAACGACCGGGAGCCAAATGAGAGGAATGTACcaccatttattttttgtcaaaaactGTTCAAAGAGAGTGTTTAGTAACTTAAAAAACAATGGAAAACAATTGCATAGCTATAAATTTCTTCTCAGTGAATAACATCAATACCTCAACAATGTCATTTCCAAAAAATCGAGGGCTTTCTTTGCAGACAATCGGCTGGTGAATCCACTCCTGATAGTCCTCACCAAGATGGCCAACCTATGAAAGATCAGAGAAATAATTTAGAACAAGAAGAACGAGTGATGTACAAACAGGATTGAATACTCGAAATACTTTTTCCTAGGCCACCATCTGAAACTGTGACAACAACCATTTACTTTACAATCTCAGACTACCAACATTATGGAAAGAGACATGTATAGCATCAAAGGTAACAGCCACCATTCGACTACAGATGATGGAAGAGAAAAACACGAAAGATTCTAGGCACTACCCAGAAAGGGTATAAACTTCAAGTTCAAAAACACAAATACAACCAATCCACTCATGATTCATCAACAAGCAAACCAATCTTACTTGGAAAACAAGGGGTTTGTTTAAGTCAACTATAAATCCCTTTGCCACCATCTCCGTTCACGTAAACTTCGCCCCTGCAGAGTAGACGGTAACACCACAATTAGGCATAGTATACATAACAGGTTTTGGTAATAAATCATTCTCAATGCTTATAACTAATCAAAGAACAATTTTTTCAGTTACAAGAACATCTAAAACTCTCGAAAACGGCTAAATTTAAATTCGAAATCCTCAAATCTCTCGATGGGAAGCTACTCCCACAGTCAGATTTCAGAGCTACACAAGCCATTATCTTGAAGCACATTCAAGAGTACTAATCTTTCCACTGAGCTAATCCAacaaaagcaagaaaaaatacaaaaaccaTTCAAAGCTTCTAAACATCTACAAATTCAACTAACAAACGACAATCAATAATCTACAATGCTTACATCCAATCAAAAGCTGAAGAAACAACCGCAGCCACACACAGATCTAAATGTCAATATCAACTATCCTAATCACAAAGAAGAATTACTTGGCATTGCAATTAAAGCAAAATCAATCAGTGGGTCCAAATCCCCAAGAGCTATTTCCCATCAAAACCAAACCCAACaatcaagattcaattttttcaaaaatcaaactacCGAAATCCAATTTCAGCAAGAAATCACAGATCCAATCCGAAAAAGACTCAAACTTTACCACGAAAGGAGTGAGATAGAGACGAAGCGAGGACAATGCGGGGAGACTGAATCCACAGTCGTCGCCGGCTGAGGCAGTTGAGCAGCTGCGGATGAAGTAGAGAGTGAAGGAAGAAGGATGGGAAATGGAATTGGATTTGTTGATAgaataaagaaacaaataaaaaatgttgttAAATCGGGATTGGGGAGAGAAGATCGTGGCCGCAGAAGAGAGGGAATCGGCCAGCAGATATTCACGTTGGATTCCTAACCGGTTCACAGGCTGGCGATTTCATGTTCACAGCTCAAATATCATCATGTGATGCTGACGctttcatttctttatttattactccatcgtCCTATTTTTAGAGTCTCAGCCACTTTcacactcattttataaaaatcacggaataataaatatttaaagtgaataaataataaaataagaaagagaataatttagataaaagtcttctctatattattgtctcttttactttatcatttcacaattttaactatttatcatgattttttataaaataggtgTGCATAAGTGATcgagactcctaaaatggaacggaggaagtaatttattaaatcttgttattttattttgttttattgattattattgTGATGATATGTTGGGAAAAAAAGTTTGAGATCATGACCCCAACACCTGTCGTCTTTGTTCAATTATGTTGGGACAAGGTTgtattaattcaaattgactattttatttatacttactatatttttcatgttattGTAATTTTGAATAAGATTGATAGACTCTTTctattctatatattttattacaaaattttcaattaaatcgtcttaaaattacaaactttatttgaaatttggtaGTATCATAAATGAACTTAATAATTggtcacaaaataataattttgatatttgtagttaatttctcactatttaaaattcttgCGAATCAAAAGAGACATGGCAATACAAAATGTTGAGGTGCCTAGTAAATGTATAAGGGAATCCACAACCATATCTTTTATTAATCTCTCCCTTTACTAATGCCTTAGATCAAagtccataatttttttacc is a window from the Salvia hispanica cultivar TCC Black 2014 chromosome 1, UniMelb_Shisp_WGS_1.0, whole genome shotgun sequence genome containing:
- the LOC125200971 gene encoding berberine bridge enzyme-like 13, with protein sequence MGSPTSFLLTLTLAILALSLPTSSQTIQDKFYQCITINSELSIPFSTAFSAPDNASFTALLESSAQNLRCLVSSVPKPELIFTPYTENHVQVAVTCAKDLGVQLRVRSGGHDYEGLSYISTAANEPFIILDLSRLRSVTVDLKNNSAWAQAGATVGELYYRISQRSKTHGYAAGLCPSLGIGGHITGGAYGTMMRKYGLGADNVIDARIVVADGRILDRESMGEDLFWAIRGGGGASFGVILAWKVKLVPVPETVTVFTVPKTLEQGATQLLYKWQHIADNIDDDLFVRVIIQPAKAAGKDERTIMTLYNAVFLGRADRLLQVMQQSFPELGLTKKDCTEMSWIQSVLYIAGFPGNTPPEILLQGKSLFKNYFKAKSDFVRTPIPEEGLQGLWKKLLEEDSPLLIFNPYGGTMSKIPESEIPFPHRKGVIFMIQYLSLWNDDKPETAAKHVDWIRRLYNYMAAYASMFPREAYINYRDLDLGVNTNATSFIQASSWGARYFKDNFNRLVEVKTKADPGNFFRHEQSIPTLPLMKQSEEKSMMH
- the LOC125200972 gene encoding dihydroceramide fatty acyl 2-hydroxylase FAH2-like — encoded protein: MVAKGFIVDLNKPLVFQVGHLGEDYQEWIHQPIVCKESPRFFGNDIVEFLTKNKWWYIPLIWLPVVAWFLVKSIYMGNTIPDVALVAALGIFTWTLMEYSLHRFLFHIETKTYVGNTLHYLLHGCHHKHPMDGLRLVFPPAATAILLVPFWNLIKLVSAPSTAPALFAGILLGYVMYDVTHYYVHHGQPISEFPKNLKRYHLNHHFRIHDKGYGITSSFWDKVFGTLPPSKVEGKSR